A genomic segment from Thermothielavioides terrestris NRRL 8126 chromosome 4, complete sequence encodes:
- a CDS encoding glycosyltransferase family 55 protein (CAZy_ID 270196), whose protein sequence is MSATLLSSPLPASHAGPTWAPSSSSFPQIPSLAHTARTAPFNRPGLGNQCYRYRTRPSATRSGKMRLTAPSRSHNFGLLRIAEEVRVVELDAYREGQPTTNSAAGKSTICFSDETLGHVLSNMAVVVPSKDEELSVVRDVISAIPAPCVVILVSNCPRRPSADPYLQQVAMLEEFGGYGRQVVAIHQKDARAAAAFRAAGLPELLDPTDGTIQHGKGEGMLLGIALAAALCPERRYIGFVDADNFNAGSVNEYCRAFAAGFAMSRDPEIEHTMVRLKWASKPKLRQDGRYENVAEGRCSRIVNPWLNRVFAASRGRPSAATALGADAECPFVTTANAGEHAMTMGLALKLRIAAGYAIEPFHFVDLLERGHLLPLSEPEPEPPGQTNGRTIGNKKNDDNRSTVLPTNHRKPAPDRPPRALDRPVSVLQVRTINPHFHRASDEHHIRGMWAAGLGCIYHGLAAYRSAPDEDRDRDRDRDKEKDNDGGGGAIAELREEMVRFADGALPCPRIYPALEDLDMAVFVRELLLKSTTGGKEGQTLSAFGLVDAAVGQEVNGDVHRE, encoded by the coding sequence atgtcAGCCACCCTCTTGAGCTCGCCTCTGCCAGCAAGCCACGCCGGGCCAACATGGGCGCCATCGTCATCCTCCTTCCCGCAAATCCCCAGCCTGGCACACACTGCTCGGACCGCACCTTTCAACCGGCCCGGGCTCGGGAACCAATGCTACCGCTACCGAACAAGACCTTCTGCAACACGGTCCGGCAAGATGCGACTGACGGCTCCCTCCAGAAGCCACAACTTCGGCTTGCtgcgcatcgccgaggaggttCGCGTCGTCGAACTCGACGCCTACCGCGAGGGCCAGCCAACCACGAACAGCGCTGCCGGGAAGAGCACCATCTGCTTCTCCGACGAGACGCTGGGCCACGTCTTGTCGAACATGGCCGTGGTCGTCCCCagcaaggacgaggagctcTCCGTCGTCCGGGACGTCATCTCCGCCATCCCCGCCCCCTGCGTGGTCATCCTCGTCTCCAACTGCCCCCGGCGGCCGTCTGCCGACCCCTACCTCCAGCAGGTAGCGATGCTCGAGGAATTCGGCGGCTACGGAAGACAGGTGGTCGCCATCCACCAGAAGGACGCCCGAGCGGCCGCTGCATTCCGGGCGGCTGGCCTGCCGGAGCTGCTGGACCCGACCGACGGCACCATACAGCACGGCAAGGGAGAGGGCATGCTGCTCGGCATCGCGCTTGCCGCAGCCCTCTGCCCCGAGCGGCGCTACATCGgcttcgtcgacgccgacaacTTCAACGCCGGGTCCGTCAACGAGTACTGCAGGGCCTTTGCCGCCGGCTTCGCCATGTCGCGCGACCCCGAGATCGAGCACACCATGGTGCGCCTGAAGTGGGCGTCCAAGCCCAAGCTGCGCCAGGACGGCCGCTACGAGAACGTGGCCGAGGGCAGGTGTTCGCGCATCGTCAACCCGTGGCTGAACCGCGTTTTTGCTGCGAGCCGGGGCCGGCCGTCAGCAGCGAcggccctcggcgccgacgctgaATGTCCTTTCGTCACGACGGCCAACGCCGGCGAGCACGCCATGACCATGGGCCTGGCGCTCAAGCTCCGGATCGCCGCCGGCTACGCCATCGAGCCGTTTCACTtcgtcgacctgctcgagcggGGACATCTCCTGCCGCTCTCGGaaccggagccggagccgccggGCCAGACGAACGGCCGCACAATCGGCAATAAGAAGAACGACGACAACCGCAGCACAGTCCTACCCACCAATCACCGCAAGCCCGCCCCCGACCGGCCGCCCCGTGCGCTCGACCGACCGGTCAGCGTGCTCCAGGTGCGCACCATCAACCCGCACTTCCACCGCGCCTCGGACGAGCACCACATCCGCGGCATGTgggccgccggcctgggCTGCATCTACCACGGCCTGGCCGCGTACCGCTCGGCGCCCGACGAggacagggacagggacagggacagggacaaggagaaggacaatgacggcggcggcggcgccatcgccgagctgcgcgaggagaTGGTCCgcttcgccgacggcgccctgCCCTGTCCCAGGATATACCCCGCGCTGGAGGACCTCGATATGGCTGTGTTTGTCAGGGAACTGTTGTTGAAATCGACAACGGGTGGCAAGGAAGGGCAGACGCTCAGCGCGTTTGGCTTGGTGGATGCCGCTGTCGGGCAGGAGGTGAATGGGGATGTGCACCGGGAGTGA
- a CDS encoding glycoside hydrolase family 3 protein (CAZy_ID 270197): LKSTQVVLGPTVSIHRDPWGGRNFECFSENPLLLGQLAAVIGNGIQKHGVGACPKHFVSSD; the protein is encoded by the coding sequence CTCAAAAGCACGcaggtcgtcctcggccCAACCGTCAGCATCCACCGAGACCCTTGGGGCGGACGGAACTTTGAGTGCTTCAGCGAAAACCCGTTGCTGTTgggccagctcgccgccgtcatcgGCAACGGCATCCAGAAGCACGGGGTGGGGGCCTGCCCCAAGCACTTTGTATCCAGTGAT
- a CDS encoding mitochondrial 54S ribosomal protein YmL10/YmL18, with protein sequence MPPRLPFAQAARCCTAAIEAPARQTTSLISLFAALSLQTVQPPARAQTRSASILASLSDNKGAYQKRIRRGRGPSSGYGKTAGRGHKGQKQHGKVRPWFQGGQTPLIVSHGRMGFINHRAPEMLELNLDRLQDWIDAGRIDATKQITPREIIKSGVVGHNIKDGIKLLARGADRLKTPIDIMVSRASAAAIKAVEAAGGKITTRYYTKEAIRRLVKGESINTDRPLPVGPEHVEGVLAQVRAAGKHYYRLPDPTSREDIEYYRDPAHRGYLSHTLKPGESPSLYFKVPGSEDGESELEDKKKVEGPPRLF encoded by the exons ATGCCTCCGAGGCTACCATttgcgcaggcggcgcgaTGCTGCACTGCTGCGATTGAGGCTCCTGCCCGGCAGACAACTAGCCTGATCTCGCTGTTCGCGGCGCTCTCCTTGCAGACGGTGCAACCGCCGGCCCGGGCGCAGACGCGCAGCGCATCGATCCTCGCCAGCCTCTCCGACAACAAGGGCGCCTACCAGAAACGCATCCGGCGAGGCCGCGGTCCCTCGTCCGGCTACGGCAAgacggccggccgcggccacaAGGGCCAGAAGCAGCATGGCAAGGTCCGCCCGTGGTTCCAGGGCGGCCAGACACCGCTGATCGTCAGCCACGGCCGCATGGGCTTCATAAACCA CCGCGCGCCCGAGATGCTCGAGCTGAACCTCGACCGCCTCCAAGACTGGATCGACGCCGGCCGGATCGACGCCACGAAGCAGATCACGCCGCGCGAGATCATCAAATCGGGCGTGGTGGGCCACAACATCAAGGACGGGATTAAgctcctcgcgcgcggcgcagACCGGCTGAAGACGCCGATCGACATCATGGTGTCGCGggcgtccgcggcggccatcaaggcggtcgaggcggccggcggcaagaTCACGACGAGGTACTACACGAAGGAGGCCATCCGGCGGCTGGTCAAGGGCGAGAGCATCAACACGGACCGGCCGCTGCCCGTCGGGCCGGAGCACGTCGAGGGCGTGCTGGCGCAGGTGCGGGCGGCCGGGAAACACTACTACCGACTGCCGGACCCGACAAGCCGCGAGGACATCGAGTACTACCGCGACCCGGCGCACCGCGGCTATCTGAGCCACACGCTGAAGCCGGGCGAGTCGCCCAGTCTGTACTTCAAGGTGCCGGGGTCGGAGGATGGCGAGAGCGAGCTCGAGGACAAGAAGAAGGTTGAGGGGCCCCCGAGGCTGTTTTAG